A single region of the Leishmania panamensis strain MHOM/PA/94/PSC-1 chromosome 23 sequence genome encodes:
- a CDS encoding hypothetical protein (TriTrypDB/GeneDB-style sysID: LpmP.23.0070) translates to MLRCVSRSLWYQFKDLKSKTILEKLRNRKLQQGVHPSDLDMEELAKESGIAPPSSVSVQDFMHEKEAVLEMLQEQRLRRIARREAFLEWQAGQREKGAAHRLVRQSRKAEKYKRRHYHATSGRMLPLSVSPGEALPERHTTTSVPKACVSSTEFLRGGSAEKYHAIHLSLGKK, encoded by the coding sequence ATGCTACGTTGTGTATCGAGAAGTCTGTGGTACCAGTTCAAGGACCTCAAAAGTAAGACCATTCTCGAAAAGCTCCGAAACAGAAAGCTTCAGCAAGGTGTCCACCCCTCTGACTTGGATATGGAGGAGCTAGCAAAGGAAAGCGGCATTGCGCCGCCAAGTAGTGTCAGTGTGCAGGACTTTATGCACGAGAAGGAGGCAGTGCTAGAGATGCTACAGGAGCAGCGACTGCGTCGCATAGCCAGGCGCGAAGCGTTCCTGGAGTGGCAGGCCGGGCAGCGCGAGAAAGGCGCCGCTCACAGGCTTGTTCGTCAATCACGAAAAGCAGAGAAGTATAAGCGCCGCCACTACCATGCCACGAGTGGGCGaatgctgccgctctctgtTTCTCCTGGCGAAGCACTGCCAGAACGTCACACGACCACGTCAGTACCAAAGGCCTGCGTATCATCGACCGAGTTTCTACGGGGAGGTTCAGCAGAAAAGTATCACGCAATACACCTCTCTTTAGGGAAAAAGTGA
- a CDS encoding hypothetical protein (TriTrypDB/GeneDB-style sysID: LpmP.23.0090) — MRTVNEMIIRKKERQHGEGMARGLTISPESLAELKSLEDALKLESQKTVGLQNAANVTLRQMEEVERSLEQTEKQLVKAKRSTGWDIDRNSACTETAVESEFKEKKKQLSSLASEQRTLTEVSERLKQQAAELQSKIDATEDMDELFAEAEEELRQANTRYKELNEQVKSNERIQKKTERVLTVANTQDLYKPIRQLEGDKRVLHCNLSKLRETNVSNSKSILSLEVRLRQLETRLEAINGFLREVFAEVEDDEPMDNVPEGSAEVPLAQFEELSAALELSRETVVQRDDQLDEHDCKIEQLERKIIILQNAITSREVSSKVQSRGRDKQQRDMYLAYSRRRWKLQAERDQLAAENITLRKKLASV; from the coding sequence atgcGCACTGTGAACGAGATGATCATtcgaaagaaggagagacagCACGGTGAGGGAATGGCGCGTGGCCTAACAATATCTCCCGAGTCTCTAGCAGAACTGAAAAGCTTGGAAGACGCGCTGAAGCTCGAGAGCCAAAAGACGGTGGGGCTCCAGAACGCAGCTAATGTCACTTTACGTcagatggaggaggtggaacgCTCGCTGGAGCAGACCGAGAAGCAACTTGTGAAGGCAAAGCGTTCCACTGGGTGGGATATCGACCGCAATTCTGCATGCACGGAGACGGCCGTGGAGAGTGAGttcaaggaaaagaagaagcagcTCTCTTCGCTGGCCTCCGAACAGCGCACTCTCACCGAGGTGTCGGAGCGACTGAAGCAGCAGGCTGCAGAGTTGCAATCCAAGATAGACGCCACTGAAGATATGGACGAGCTTTTcgctgaggcggaggaggagctgcgtcAGGCAAACACGCGCTATAAGGAGCTGAACGAGCAAGTCAAGAGCAATGAGCGCAttcaaaagaaaacagagcGCGTGCTGACGGTGGCGAACACACAGGACCTCTACAAGCCCATCCGGCAACTGGAGGGAGACAAGAGGGTGCTGCACTGCAACCTCTCCAAGCTGCGCGAGACCAATGTGAGCAACTCCAAGTCCATTCTTTCTCTCGAGGTCCGCCTGCGCCAGTTGGAGACCCGCCTAGAGGCCATCAACGGGTTTCTTCGGGAGGTCTtcgccgaggtggaggatGATGAACCCATGGACAATGTGCCGGAGGGTTCGGCTgaggtgccgctggcgcagtTCGAGGAGCTCAGTGCTGCCCTGGAGCTTTCCCGTGAGACGGTGGTACAACGTGACGATCAGTTAGATGAGCACGACTGCAAGATCGAACAGCTGGAGCGGAAGATCATTATTCTGCAGAACGCCATTACGTCGCGCGAGGTCTCCTCGAAGGTGCAATCCCGTGGAAGggacaagcagcagcgcgacatGTACTTGGCTTACtcacggcggcgatggaagCTGCAGGCAGAACGTGATCAACTTGCAGCGGAAAACATTACATTGCGGAAGAAGCTCGCGTCGGTGTAG
- a CDS encoding nicotinamide N-methyltransferase, putative (TriTrypDB/GeneDB-style sysID: LpmP.23.0110), whose translation MNTKGGQRNVLVGACYDSKYANVETLRKLVLLDCRYAWVDLPFSTCAARYQMLARQRGAAASGPTTRENAELVALLNTDSIPQYVWPAANPMCEWVTSHSNMFEGKSVLELGCGAGILGFTVAQHARQVVLTDCSPVSLALVLESVARNDYRNCDVAVLQWGREDQLAKIKLECSVDSFDIVIGSDIFYFSNSLKAGLETARSALLPRHDSDAVFLCGSVTRSDRMEFDLEQIPLREGFVLAELLVLDPFRLYIWKMSASQ comes from the coding sequence ATGAATACGAAGGGCGGCCAGCGCAATGTCCTCGTTGGTGCTTGCTACGACAGCAAGTATGCGAATGTGGAGACTTTGCGaaagctggtgctgctggactgCCGCTATGCATGGGTGGATCTGCCCTTTTCTACATGTGCGGCGCGCTACCAGATGCTCGCTCGccagcgcggtgctgctgcctccggcCCAACTACACGAGAGAACGCTGAGCTAGTGGCCCTGCTGAACACAGACAGCATTCCGCAGTATGTGTGGCCAGCTGCCAATCCGATGTGCGAGTGGGTCACATCCCATAGCAACATGTTTGAAGGCAAAAGCGTACTGGAGCTGGGGTGTGGGGCTGGCATTCTTGGGTTCACGGTAGCTCAGCATGCCAGGCAGGTAGTCCTGACTGACTGctcccctgtctctctcgcccttgTGCTTGAGTCAGTTGCGCGAAATGACTACCGCAATTGTGATGTGGCTGTTCTGCagtggggaagggaagaCCAGCTGGCGAAGATAAAGCTGGAGTGCAGTGTGGACTCCTTTGACATTGTGATAGGCAGCGACATCTTCTACTTCAGCAACAGTCTCAAAGCTGGACTTGAAACTGCACGCagcgctctcctcccccgACATGACAGCGATGCGGTGTTTCTCTGTGGTAGTGTTACCCGCTCCGACCGAATGGAGTTCGACCTCGAGCAAATTCCACTCCGGGAAGGGTTCGTCCTTGCTGAGTTGCTCGTGCTGGACCCGTTTCGCCTCTACATTTGGAAGATGTCTGCCTCGCAGTAG
- the GDPMP gene encoding GDP-mannose pyrophosphorylase (TriTrypDB/GeneDB-style sysID: LpmP.23.0120): MSAPDGQGMRAVILVGGFGTRLRPLTLTTPKPLVPFCNKPMIIHQIEALKAVGVTEVILAVAYRPETMKAELDEWSQKLGISFVFSVEEEPLGTAGPLGLARDILLQDDKPFFVLNSDVTCKFPLQELLSFHQAHGGEGTIMVSQVEQWEKYGVVVYSPQTYQIERFVEKPKKFLGDRINAGIYIFNKSILKRIPPCRASIEKEIFPVMASEGQLYAFNVEGFWMDIGQPKDYILGMTKFIDSLVSGGCETEQLRTEAKEHQNGSRFAVVGASLIHPTAKIGDGAVIGPHASIGANCVIGESCRINNAAILDNTKVGKGTIVVCSIVGWNSRIGSWCHIEGTSVLGDDVEVKDGVVLVGAKVLPNKDVGDHHFEPGIIM, encoded by the coding sequence ATGTCTGCACCAGACGGCCAAGGAATGCGGGCGGTTATTCTGGTGGGCGGCTTCGGCACTCGTCTCCGTCCGTTGACGCTGACAACGCCGAAGCCCCTCGTCCCGTTCTGCAACAAGCCGATGATCATTCACCAAATCGAGGCATTGAAGGCGGTTGGCGTTACAGAAGTGATTCTAGCTGTGGCGTACCGGCCGGAGACGATGAAGGCTGAGCTGGACGAGTGGTCACAGAAGCTCGGTATTTCCTTCGTCTTCTCTGTAGAGGAGGAGCCACTCGGCACGGCCGGCCCGCTTGGTCTCGCGCGCGATATCCTGCTGCAGGACGACAAGCCGTTTTTTGTGCTGAACTCCGATGTCACTTGTAAGTTTCCGCTGCAAGAGCTTCTGAGCTTTCACCAGGCGCACGGTGGGGAGGGCACCATCATGGTCTCGCAGGTGGAGCAGTGGGAGAAATACGGTGTTGTCGTGTACTCGCCGCAGACCTACCAGATTGAGCGTTTTGTGGAGAAACCGAAGAAGTTTCTTGGAGATCGAATCAACGCCGGCATTTACATCTTCAACAAGAGCATCCTGAAGCGCATTCCTCCCTGCCGAGCGTCCATCGAGAAAGAGATCTTTCCTGTGATGGCGTCAGAGGGTCAGCTCTACGCGTTCAACGTGGAGGGCTTCTGGATGGATATTGGCCAGCCGAAGGACTACATTTTGGGCATGACCAAGTTTATCGATTCCTTGGTTAGTGGTGGCTGCGAGACGGAGCAGTTGCGCACGGAGGCAAAGGAGCACCAGAATGGTAGCCGCTTTGCTGTGGTTGGCGCTTCTCTGATTCACCCCACCGCAAAGatcggcgatggcgccgtGATTGGTCCCCATGCTTCGATTGGCGCCAACTGCGTTATTGGCGAGTCGTGCCGTATCAATAACGCTGCCATCTTAGATAACACCAAGGTCGGCAAGGGTACAATTGTGGTTTGCAGCATAGTGGGCTGGAACAGCCGAATTGGCAGCTGGTGCCACATCGAGGGCACGTCTGTGCTCGGCGATGATGTCGAGGTCAAGGATGGCGTTGTCCTCGTTGGGGCCAAGGTGCTTCCCAACAAGGATGTTGGCGATCATCACTTCGAGCCTGGGATCATCATGTAG
- a CDS encoding agmatinase-like protein (TriTrypDB/GeneDB-style sysID: LpmP.23.0080) — protein sequence MFTKFLSRVRALPPRSGDWANKLGPVALMGYSGGAHMSSTKLLNHFYESPRDCDMYAELTFHEPGPVECPPETVIFLPVIQCGEMLNDTNEPSGVTKDDWYVALTEATTELLEKGYVPVSAGGDGSATLAMIEAYKRLFQSSEVVLIHFSSKPSLERAEQPIRVLLEKDLLKGVVEIGNRCVSSGDRKIRKQNKIMYMDIQAIYAKGLFCIRDIRNDYPVFLSIDADVLDPAFAPAVQSPVSGGLSTRDLLHIMTGIRGPKVAGIDIHGYHPTLDVCRGDGLGLTQMALAKVLKESIVKAYTISTQTAEEGLERVRMLQRQGTLSDNPYPDH from the coding sequence ATGTTCACCAAGTTTCTCTCCCGCGTGAGGGCGTTGCCGCCAAGATCGGGGGACTGGGCCAACAAGCTGGGGCCTGTTGCTCTCATGGGCTATTCGGGAGGAGCGCACATGAGTTCAACGAAGCTGCTGAACCATTTCTATGAGTCTCCACGAGACTGTGACATGTATGCGGAGTTGACTTTCCATGAGCCCGGCCCTGTCGAGTGTCCACCGGAGACGGTCATTTTTCTCCCTGTAATTCAGTGTGGTGAGATGCTCAATGACACAAATGAGCCCAGCGGTGTCACCAAGGACGACTGGTACGTAGCTTTGACGGAGGCAACGACAGAGTTGCTGGAGAAGGGCTACGTACCAGTGAgcgctggtggcgacggGTCAGCGACACTGGCCATGATTGAGGCGTACAAGCGGCTTTTCCAGTCAAGTGAGGTGGTTCTCATTCACTTTTCTTCGAAACCGTCTCTTGAAAGGGCGGAGCAGCCGATTCGTGTCTTGCTTGAGAAGGACCTGTTGAAGGGTGTTGTCGAGATCGGTAATCGCTGCGTCTCGTCCGGCGACCGCAAAATACGCAAGCAGAACAAGATTATGTACATGGATATTCAAGCCATCTACGCGAAGGGGCTATTTTGCATTCGCGATATCCGCAATGACTATCCCGTTTTTCTTAGCATTGACGCTGATGTATTGGACCCGGCCTTTGCACCGGCCGTGCAGTCGCCTGTGTCTGGGGGTCTCTCTACACGGGACCTCTTGCACATCATGACCGGCATCCGAGGCCCCAAGGTGGCTGGTATTGACATCCACGGGTACCACCCTACTCTTGATGTGTGCCGTGGCGATGGACTGGGGTTGACGCAGATGGCATTGGCAAAAGTGTTAAAGGAATCGATTGTCAAAGCGTACACAATCTCTACGCAGACTGCAGAGGAGGGTCTTGAACGAGTCCGCATGCTGCAACGACAGGGTACGCTGTCTGACAACCCGTACCCCGACCACTGA
- a CDS encoding hypothetical protein (TriTrypDB/GeneDB-style sysID: LpmP.23.0100) — MTALVEEIREKYSLSLSADYVERCLQSKASLTSLELYQKSLSENLRDICGSSLLPYGIATQVSATLPNAVVMQINASRDATQPLRPCADTSEEEAILNAAVQRHSSKRLLRLQLTDGNVELPALELSTLRVFKGIPTPGEKVLIHKDAEVHNGCIIFSESNVSLLGGEVHQLKQDFLAHRRRLEAGYQTSNGLDGAPRFAPLMVGQQYHRNVTHIGSSADMGQHGGTTLCNANGRGRGRGSYAHSGGGAGYAQQANDSYGRRGRGGGHSRGGRGGRGGDNAYGNDGWRSGGRSGGGHGGRGVGGGVNYCGRVGDVSHHVDTANFQPCTEKFPEINEANFPRLV, encoded by the coding sequence ATGACAGCACTCGTGGAGGAAATAAGGGAGAAGTACTCGCTGTCGCTATCAGCTGACTACGTCGAGCGTTGTTTGCAGTCGAAGGCGTCGCTGACCTCCCTAGAGCTTTATCAGAAATCGCTTTCGGAAAACTTACGGGATATCTGCGGCTCAAGCCTGCTGCCGTACGGGATTGCCACCCAGGTCTCTGCCACCCTTCCCAACGCTGTCGTCATGCAAATCAACGCGTCGCGTGACGCTACGCAGCCGTTGCGTCCCTGCGCGGATACCTCTGAGGAGGAAGCTATTCTCAATGCTGCCGTTCAGCGCCACTCCAGCAAACGTCTGCTGCGATTGCAGCTGACTGACGGAAATGTCGAGCTCCCAGCGCTGGAGCTGTCCACCTTGCGCGTGTTCAAGGGAATCCCGACCCCTGGTGAGAAGGTGTTGATTCACAAGGATGCCGAGGTGCATAACGGCTGCATCATCTTCTCCGAAAGCAACGTCTCCTTGCTCGGCGGTGAGGTGCATCAGCTGAAGCAGGACTTCctcgcccaccgccgccgactAGAGGCTGGGTATCAGACGAGCAACGGCCTCGATGGGGCACCTCGTTTTGCGCCTCTGATGGTTGGGCAGCAGTACCACCGTAATGTGACGCACATTGGTTCCTCAGCTGACATGGGACAGCACGGTGGAACTACACTGTGCAACGCGAACGGGCGTGGGAGAGGGCGCGGGAGCTACGCtcacagcggtggcggtgccggctATGCCCAGCAAGCAAACGATAGCTATGGGAGGCGTGGCAGGGGCGGCGGTCATAGCAGGGGTGGCCgtggcggccgcggtggtgaTAACGCTTATGGCAACGACGGTTGGCgtagtggggggaggagcggtggtggccacGGTGGACGAGGCGTTGGTGGTGGCGTCAACTACTGCGGGCGTGTCGGGGATGTATCGCACCACGTTGACACCGCAAACTTCCAGCCGTGCACGGAGAAGTTTCCGGAGATTAACGAGGCAAATTTTCCGCGGCTGGTATGA
- the CYP11 gene encoding cyclophilin 11, putative (TriTrypDB/GeneDB-style sysID: LpmP.23.0060), translating to MSRMSVPPKVGKRPDIAMENTNPKVFFDINIDNKPAGRIVMELYADTVPKTAENFRALCTGEKGKGRSGKPLHYKNSVFHRVIPNFMIQGGDFTRGNGTGGESIYGTTFRDESFSGKAGRHTGLGCLSMANAGSNTNGSQFFICTAATPWLDGKHVVFGRVINGLDVVKKVERLGSSSGKTRSRIVVSDCGELAGDKTKAQLQQHQQQKQQPAKASVGMRPVTDTKAVEKKLVVSSPVAEAKKTLCAKKDALPRASASSEAKKRIREVNEDEARLVRLREKKAKLAALRSSAEGNE from the coding sequence ATGTCTCGTATGAGTGTGCCGCCGAAGGTCGGGAAGCGGCCCGACATCGCCATGGAGAACACCAATCCAAAGGTTTTTTTTGACATCAACATCGACAACAAGCCAGCTGGCCGCATCGTCATGGAGCTGTACGCTGACACGGTCCCCAAGACGGCCGAGAATTTTCGAGCTCTCTGCACAGGAGAAAAGGGCAAGGGTAGGAGTGGCAAGCCCCTGCATTACAAGAACAGCGTGTTTCACCGCGTCATCCCGAACTTCATGATCCAAGGCGGCGACTTTACTCGCGGAAATGGCACTGGCGGTGAGTCCATCTATGGCACGACTTTCCGGGATGAGTCGTTCTCTGGGAAGGCCGGCCGACACACTGGGCTTGGGTGTCTTTCAATGGCCAATGCAGGTTCCAATACGAACGGGTCACAATTTTTTATTTGTACTGCGGCCACTCCGTGGCTCGATGGCAAGCATGTTGTCTTTGGGCGTGTCATCAACGGCCTTGACGTCGTGAAAAAAGTCGAGCGGCTAGGATCGTCCTCTGGAAAGACGCGCAGTCGCATCGTGGTGTCCGACTGCGGTGAGCTGGCGGGTGATAAGACAAAGGCACAattgcagcagcaccagcagcagaagcagcaacCGGCGAAGGCATCTGTGGGCATGAGGCCGGTCACTGACACAAAGGCTGTGGAGAAAAAGCTGGTAGTTTCTTCGCCAGTCGCCGAGGCGAAAAAGACTCTCTGTGCAAAGAAAGATGCACTACCACGGGCAAGCGCATCAAgtgaggcgaagaagcgtATACGCGAGGTGAACGAAGACGAAGCACGGCTGGTACGCCTTCGTGAGAAAAAGGCAAAATTGGCTGCTCTGCGTTCGAGCGCTGAAGGAAATGAGTAA